From the genome of Papaver somniferum cultivar HN1 chromosome 2, ASM357369v1, whole genome shotgun sequence, one region includes:
- the LOC113351287 gene encoding putative F-box protein At1g47790 encodes MMNNNDSESNTGLPHDLIMDDILTRVPIESVVRFTSVCKLWSKYLLNDKRFALLHQKNSPYSSPPGIINSKLDKNTYQYYISLFDFDKNQRNIIRFRPETDYYRLSYMKIKQSYNGLLLFHRCKYYYDYIVYNPITSRSINIRIPVVVGLWDCEFRLAYDPVGENYKAVCLGGHVDKNFCKILTLGEFGRDSWRNLVKPGFRFDKPYNSPGKEWFSQIVFHEC; translated from the coding sequence ATGATGAATAACAATGACTCTGAATCCAATACAGGTCTTCCTCATGATCTCATCATGGATGATATACTCACTAGAGTTCCTATTGAGTCTGTGGTCCGGTTCACTAGTGTATGCAAATTATGGTCCAAATACCTCTTAAACGACAAGAGATTTGCTCTTCTTCATCAAAAGAACTCTCCTTACTCATCACCTCCAGGCATCATTAATTCCAAGCTCGATAAAAATACTTATCAATATTATATATCATTATTTGATTTTGATAAGAATCAAAGAAACATTATTAGGTTTAGACCAGAAACTGATTATTATCGGCTTAGTTATATGAAAATTAAGCAATCTTATAATGGCTTACTTCTGTTTCATCGATGTAAATATTATTATGATTACATCGTTTACAACCCGATTACGAGTCGTTCTATTAATATCCGGATACCTGTTGTGGTAGGATTATGGGATTGTGAATTTCGTTTGGCATATGACCCTGTCGGGGAGAATTATAAAGCCGTGTGTTTGGGTGGGCATGTTGATAAGAATTTCTGCAAGATCTTAACACTTGGAGAATTTGGaagggattcttggagaaatctagTGAAGCCCGGTTTCCGTTTCGATAAACCTTACAACTCTCCGGGGAAGGAGTGGTTTTCTCAAATAGTGTTTCATGAATGTTAA
- the LOC113351285 gene encoding charged multivesicular body protein 1b-like, with protein sequence MEGSTEKKENKTEDLKSVSDSLKMLADEREKEMEPEKLMVKNAIDKGNTKQIRIHARNMVRMRQEVTNYRQISKRLDSMVDYFDNVPEDSTVLSSIPLIIESIDSALATGNSKKMLKTMDQIETQFFTTELVAKFKSLSGTENTRISLSEDEEISSLIQKLTEEYNSQATVENEDKEVQKVNEDDVEVMIKTSSCFHIFACWSH encoded by the coding sequence ATGGAGGGGAGTActgagaaaaaggaaaataaaacggAGGATTTGAAATCGGTATCGGATAGTTTAAAAATGCTAGCCGATGAACGTGAGAAAGAAATGGAACCTGAGAAGCTTATGGTCAAGAATGCAATCGATAAGGGTAATACGAAGCAAATTCGCATTCATGCAAGGAATATGGTTCGTATGAGACAAGAAGTGACAAATTACCGTCAAATATCTAAGCGTCTTGATTCTATGGTTGATTACTTTGATAATGTACCGGAGGACAGTACGGTGCTTAGTTCGATTCCACtgattattgaatctattgattccGCATTGGCAACTGGAAATTCTAAGAAGATGTTAAAAACAATGGATCAAATTGAAACACAATTTTTCACTACCGAACTTGTGGCAAAATTCAAGAGTTTGTCAGGTACCGAGAACACACGGATTTCCTTGTCGGAAGATGAGGAAATTAGTAGTTTGATTCAAAAGTTAACTGAAGAATACAATTCGCAGGCgacagttgagaatgaagataaaGAGGTACAAAAGGTTAATGAAGATGACGTTGAAGTTATGATTAAAACTTCTAGCTGCTTCCACATTTTTGCTTGTTGGTCTCATTGA
- the LOC113351286 gene encoding ESCRT-related protein CHMP1A-like encodes MEKEIEPEKLKVKNAMEKGNEKQIRIHFRNMVRMRHEVVNYRQISNRLDSMVDYFDKEPEESKVLSSIPAIVESIDASLTSGNTKNMLKTMDQIKKQYFDDEIVAKFTSSSATESTPIAMSEDEEISALIKKIAAEYDLKASIELEP; translated from the coding sequence atggaaaaagaaatagaacCCGAAAAGCTTAAGGTCAAGAATGCAATGGAAAAAGGAAACGAGAAGCAAATTCGAATTCACTTTAGGAATATGGTGCGCATGAGACATGAGGTAGTAAATTATCGTCAAATATCTAACCGTCTAGACTCCATGGTTGATTACTTTGACAAAGAACCGGAAGAAAGTAAGGTGCTTAGTTCGATTCCAGCAATAGTTGAGTCCATTGATGCTTCTTTAACAAGTGGAAATACTAAAAACATGTTGAAAACAATGGATCAAATAAAAAAACAGTATTTTGATGATGAAATTGTGGCGAAATTTACAAGTTCGTCGGCTACTGAGAGCACACCAATTGCAATGTCAGAAGATGAGGAAATTAGCGCTTTGATCAAAAAAATAGCCGCCGAATATGATTTGAAGGCTTCTATAGAGTTAGAACCATAA
- the LOC113351284 gene encoding uncharacterized protein LOC113351284: MFFRRTKKGLVLLLLYVDDMVITGSDTKGIIALKSHLHSCFEMKDLGSLRYFLGIEVDKSHDGHFISQVKCASEIILRAGLTDSKVVETPLELNVKLNHTNGKVLPNPTLYRQLVVSLNYLTITRPDISYAVHIVSQFMSAPRTSHFDAVLRIIWYIKGTLYQGLHFSTTSDLRLRAYTDSDLEGDVTERRSTTGYCMFLGNSLISWLSKKQSVVSRSSAEAEYKTMAHTTAEIVWLRWLLGDMGIYLTESTPIYCDNKAAIHIAHNDVFHKRTKHIEIDCHFVRHHLGKKTITLPYVRSEFKLADLFTKSLPSHRLQFSDKQPQDVFSTI, translated from the coding sequence ATGTTTTTCAGAAGAACAAAGAAGGGCCTGGTACTTCTTcttttatatgttgatgacatggtAATAACAGGTAGTGACACAAAAGGTATCATTGCTCTAAAGTCTCACTTACATTCATGttttgaaatgaaagatcttgGGTCTTTAAGATACTTTCTTGGTATAGAAGTTGATAAATCACATGATGGGCATTTCATATCTCAAGTTAAATGTGCATCTGAAATTATTCTTCGTGCTGGTTTAACCGATAGCAAAGTTGTAGAAACGCCTCTTGAGCTGAATGTCAAATTAAATCACACTAATGGAAAAGTTCTTCCTAATCCAACTTTGTACCGTCAGCTTGTTGTTAGTCTTAATTATCTGACGATTACAAGGCCAGATATTAGCTATGCAGTTCATATCGTCAGTCAATTCATGTCTGCTCCTCGTACCTCTCATTTTGATGCAGTTCTTCGAATCATATGGTATATCAAAGGCACTTTATATCAGGGTTTACATTTTTCTACCACATCTGACCTTCGTCTTAGAGCATACACCGACTCAGATTTGGAAGGGGATGTTACAGAAAGACGTTCTACCACTGGATACTGTATGTTTCTAGGAAACTCTTTAATCTCATGGCTTAGTAAGAAACAGTCAGTGGTTTCTCGGTCTAGTGCTGAAGCTGAGTATAAAACTATGGCACACACTACTGCTGAAATAGTTTGGTTAAGATGGCTTCTTGGTGACATGGGAATTTACTTAACAGAGTCGACTCCTATATATTGTGATAACAAAGCTGCTATTCACATCGCTCATAATGATGTCTTCCATAAACGTACAAAGCATATAGAAATAGACTGTCACTTTGTACGACATCATCTCGGGAAAAAGACCATTACACTGCCTTATGTTCGATCAGAATTTAAACTTGCAGATCTCTTCACTAAGTCCCTACCTTCTCATCGACTACAATTTTCTGATAAACAACCTCAAGATGTGTTCAGCACCATATAG
- the LOC113351288 gene encoding tryptophan aminotransferase-related protein 2-like, with protein sequence MCPRPVNVVSAEKKEDSIRKQQPLETINLDQGDPTMFIEYWKKAGKKTENGSVVILGWQNLSYLPNNNGGNICWFLEKEFSDEVKKLHEVVGNAITKDRYIVVGTDSTQLYQASLFALASTDDNDSSSKPMDVVSAVPYYSSYPAVTDFLKSGLYKWSGDACKFDDNNEPYIEVVCSPNNPDGHTMKPVVNGLREKLIHDLAYYWPQYTPITKPADHDIMLFTVSKSTGHAGTRLGWAIIKDEKIARKMTKFIELSTIGVSKGSQYRAATIMRSVTESAQSLSLQLAGNFIEFGKKTMVDRWERLRKVASENGAFSLPKYPKQYCSYFGEIREAHPGFAWLKCNLENVEDCESLLEGKLNILVRGGKNFGMDYKKYVRVGLIDQEDKFQMLLDRLSTVSSSSTKINA encoded by the exons ATGTGTCCCAGACCCGTCAATGTGGTTTCAGCTGAGAAAAAAGAAGATTCAATCAGGAAACAACAACCATTAGAAACTATTAATCTCGATCAGGGTGATCCAACAATGTTTATTGAATATTGGAAAAAAGCAGGaaaaaaaacggaaaatgg CAGTGTAGTGATACTAGGGTGGCAGAATTTGAGTTATTTACCAAATAATAACGGTGGTAATATTTGTTGGTTTTTAGAAAAAGAATTCAGTGACGAGGTTAAGAAATTACATGAGGTAGTTGGTAATGCTATTACGAAAGATCGTTATATTGTTGTTGGTACTGATTCGACTCAATTATATCAAGCTTCACTTTTCGCTCTTGCTTCTACTGATGACAATGATTCTTCCTCGAAGCCTATGGATGTCGTCTCGGCGGTACCTTATTATTCGTCATATCCAGCAGTGACAGATTTTCTAAAATCAGGCCTATACAAATGGAGTGGTGATGCTTGCAAATTTGATGACAACAATGAACCGTATATTGAAGTTGTTTGTAGTCCTAATAATCCAGATGGGCATACCATGAAACCAGTAGTAAATGGGTTGAGAGAAAAATTGATTCATGATCTCGCTTATTATTGGCCTCAATATACTCCGATTACTAAACCAGCTGACCATGATATCATGTTATTTACTGTTTCTAAAAGTACTGGTCATGCCGGGACGCGTCTTGGGTGGGCTATTATCAAGGATGAAAAGATAGCAAGAAAAATGACCAAGTTCATTGAGCTCAGTACAATTGGAGTCTCCAAGGGCTCCCAATATCGAGCTGCGACGATCATGAGATCCGTGACAGAGAGTGCGCAATCGCTATCTTTACAGCTTGCTGGCAATTTCATCGAGTTCGGTAAGAAAACCATGGTAGATAGGTGGGAGAGGTTAAGAAAAGTTGCAAGTGAAAACGGAGCTTTTTCCTTGCCTAAATATCCAAAGCAGTACTGTAgctattttggagaaataagggaAGCACATCCAGGTTTTGCATGGTTGAAATGTAACCTTGAAAATGTAGAAGATTGTGAAAGCCTACTTGAGGGAAAGTTAAATATTTTAGTGAGGGGAGGGAAGAACTTTGGGATGGATTATAAGAAGTATGTTAGGGTTGGTCTGATTGATCAAGAAGACAAGTTCCAGATGTTATTAGACAGGTTATCTACCGTCTCATCATCATCAACTAAAATCAACGCATGA